A genomic window from Halomonas sp. LR3S48 includes:
- a CDS encoding gamma-glutamylcyclotransferase family protein codes for MPYYFAYGSNMNVARVEARIGATRRSLSGVLLDHALRFDKASRVAGIAHANVVPVAGEKVEGALFELLEPGQIERMDPFEGYPSEYERHRLPIVTREGPIEAWVYIAAPGTTAKALKPAREYLDHLLAGEPFLSVEYHRRLAEVEAVHDLEDRLLLLLGLSRHSPR; via the coding sequence ATGCCGTACTACTTCGCCTATGGCAGCAACATGAACGTGGCGCGGGTCGAGGCCCGCATTGGTGCGACACGACGCTCTCTATCGGGCGTGCTGCTCGATCATGCACTGCGCTTCGACAAGGCGTCGCGGGTTGCAGGCATCGCCCATGCCAATGTGGTCCCGGTAGCGGGGGAGAAGGTCGAAGGAGCCCTGTTCGAGCTGCTTGAGCCGGGCCAGATCGAGCGAATGGACCCCTTTGAAGGCTACCCGTCGGAGTACGAGCGACATCGCCTGCCCATCGTTACCCGGGAGGGCCCGATAGAGGCCTGGGTCTATATCGCTGCGCCTGGCACCACCGCCAAGGCACTCAAACCAGCCCGAGAATACCTGGATCATCTGCTGGCGGGCGAGCCCTTCCTCAGCGTCGAGTATCATCGCCGCCTGGCCGAGGTCGAGGCGGTTCATGACCTGGAGGATCGGCTTCTCTTACTGCTGGGCCTGTCACGGCACTCCCCACGCTGA
- a CDS encoding amino acid ABC transporter permease, which yields MRVLDFDYMLGLIPILLRYLPLTLQMAAAGMALALILSCGLAVIRVLKIPGLNAATMLFISFFRGTPLLVQLFLFYYGLPQLLAFLTQINGITATIMGLTLHFSAYMAESIRAAIVGVDRSQTEAALSIGMTNGQLMRRIVLPQATRVAVPTLMNYFIDMIKATSLAFTLGVTELMGATQKEAAGSFLYFEAFITVAVMYWIIVEVLAWFQRWLEMRLNRAYRR from the coding sequence ATGCGTGTCCTCGATTTCGACTACATGCTGGGGCTGATTCCCATCCTGCTGCGCTATCTGCCGCTCACGCTGCAGATGGCCGCGGCGGGCATGGCCTTGGCCTTGATCCTCTCCTGTGGCCTGGCTGTGATCCGCGTGTTGAAGATCCCTGGGCTGAACGCAGCGACCATGCTGTTCATCTCCTTCTTCCGCGGCACGCCGCTGCTGGTACAGCTATTCCTGTTCTACTATGGCTTGCCGCAGTTGCTGGCTTTCCTGACCCAGATCAACGGCATCACCGCCACCATCATGGGGCTGACGCTGCACTTTTCGGCCTATATGGCGGAGTCGATACGTGCCGCCATCGTCGGGGTCGACCGTAGCCAGACCGAGGCGGCCCTGTCGATCGGCATGACCAATGGCCAGCTGATGCGCCGCATCGTGCTGCCCCAGGCCACTCGCGTGGCCGTGCCCACGCTGATGAACTATTTCATCGACATGATCAAGGCGACCTCACTGGCCTTCACCCTGGGGGTCACGGAACTGATGGGGGCGACACAGAAGGAGGCCGCCGGCAGCTTCCTCTATTTCGAGGCCTTCATTACCGTGGCGGTCATGTACTGGATCATCGTCGAGGTGTTGGCCTGGTTCCAGCGGTGGCTGGAGATGCGACTCAACAGGGCGTACCGCAGATGA
- a CDS encoding DUF3549 family protein, which translates to MQPIHTLHDFFARTGAEVHLYHMGRRVEPCPLDVLARFEDSASAWPFPWQGQARLGIVFRFGDLVDPLIWFLALPLDEQGQLVPAPRDAFLQRLLTLLGRNVDRATREPGNDSEIENLMQDNPLAFTPSLPFQAMLHALATRDTGRPASPHLEPVEAYLSGQQQVDWQFLGLQGLADFAVRMDNEAARLLAATLPALPDEVLNSLCYCLEHIAVPDTLGLALRDRGEQAAAAGCLETLCACVRAVGGADKTIAGAWFDELLSDPAACGPDLLAAMAGRGWEHLEDAERLPRFLEQLAAQPQADFASAARDLALIPRLRLPVLMTLREARQDSAIGQRLAGLGQ; encoded by the coding sequence ATGCAGCCGATCCACACGCTTCACGATTTCTTCGCGCGCACGGGCGCCGAGGTGCACCTTTACCACATGGGTCGCCGAGTCGAGCCGTGCCCCCTGGATGTCCTTGCCCGCTTCGAGGATAGCGCCAGCGCCTGGCCATTCCCCTGGCAGGGGCAGGCTCGCCTCGGCATCGTCTTTCGCTTCGGGGATCTCGTCGATCCGCTGATCTGGTTCCTCGCCCTGCCGCTGGACGAACAGGGGCAGTTGGTGCCCGCTCCGCGCGACGCCTTCCTGCAGCGCTTGCTGACCCTCCTGGGACGCAACGTGGATCGCGCGACTCGTGAACCCGGGAACGACAGCGAGATCGAGAACCTGATGCAAGACAACCCGCTCGCTTTCACTCCATCACTGCCCTTTCAGGCCATGTTGCACGCCCTTGCCACGCGCGACACCGGTAGACCGGCAAGCCCTCATCTCGAGCCGGTGGAAGCCTATCTCAGCGGTCAGCAACAAGTGGACTGGCAGTTCCTGGGGCTGCAGGGCCTGGCCGACTTCGCCGTGCGCATGGACAATGAGGCTGCCCGACTGTTGGCCGCGACACTCCCCGCCCTGCCCGACGAAGTGTTGAATTCGCTGTGCTACTGTCTAGAGCATATTGCCGTACCCGACACGCTCGGCCTTGCGCTGCGCGACCGGGGCGAGCAGGCCGCTGCCGCAGGTTGCCTGGAAACGCTGTGTGCCTGCGTGCGCGCCGTAGGCGGTGCCGACAAGACGATCGCCGGCGCCTGGTTCGATGAATTGCTGTCCGATCCGGCGGCCTGCGGCCCCGATCTGCTGGCGGCGATGGCCGGGCGCGGCTGGGAGCACCTGGAAGACGCTGAACGTCTGCCCCGCTTCCTCGAGCAACTGGCCGCGCAGCCGCAAGCGGATTTCGCCAGTGCCGCCCGCGACCTGGCGCTCATACCGCGGCTGCGCCTACCGGTGCTGATGACACTACGCGAAGCCCGACAGGATTCCGCTATCGGCCAACGCCTGGCCGGCCTGGGCCAATGA
- the rimK gene encoding 30S ribosomal protein S6--L-glutamate ligase, with protein sequence MHIALLSRNRNLYSTRRLVEAAEQRGHKVRVIDTLRCYMSIAAHHPSIHYKGEEIERFDAVIPRIGASVTFYGCAVLRQFEMMGTYVLNDSVSITRSRDKLRSLQLLSRKGLGLPITGFAHSPDDIPDLITMVKGAPLVIKLLEGTQGIGVVLAETNQAAESVIQAFMGMKANIMVQEYIKEAQGADIRCFVIGDKVVASMKRQAAEGEFRSNLHRGGTASLIRITPEERSTAIRAAKSMGLRVAGVDLLRSNHGPVIMEVNSSPGLQGIETATGKDIAGLIIEHIEKNAAAPRKVPPKPKG encoded by the coding sequence ATGCATATCGCGCTGCTGTCCCGCAATCGCAATCTCTACTCCACGCGACGCCTGGTGGAGGCCGCCGAACAGCGCGGCCACAAGGTCCGGGTGATCGATACCCTGCGCTGCTACATGAGCATTGCCGCGCACCACCCTTCTATCCATTACAAGGGTGAGGAAATCGAACGCTTCGACGCGGTGATACCGCGCATCGGTGCATCGGTGACCTTCTACGGCTGTGCCGTGCTGCGTCAGTTCGAGATGATGGGCACCTATGTGCTCAACGATTCGGTCTCCATCACCCGTTCGCGCGACAAGCTGCGCTCGCTGCAGTTGCTCTCGCGCAAGGGGCTGGGCCTGCCGATCACCGGCTTCGCCCATTCGCCGGACGACATCCCCGATTTGATCACCATGGTCAAGGGGGCTCCGCTAGTGATCAAGCTGCTTGAAGGTACCCAGGGCATCGGCGTGGTGTTGGCCGAGACCAACCAGGCCGCCGAATCGGTCATACAGGCCTTCATGGGCATGAAGGCCAACATCATGGTGCAGGAGTACATCAAGGAGGCCCAGGGTGCCGACATCCGCTGTTTCGTGATCGGTGACAAGGTGGTCGCCTCGATGAAGCGACAGGCGGCCGAGGGAGAGTTTCGCTCAAACCTTCACCGCGGCGGCACGGCCAGCCTGATCCGCATCACACCGGAAGAGCGATCCACGGCAATCCGCGCGGCCAAGTCCATGGGCCTCAGGGTGGCCGGTGTCGACCTGCTAAGGTCCAATCATGGCCCGGTGATCATGGAGGTCAACTCTTCGCCGGGGCTGCAGGGCATCGAGACCGCCACCGGCAAAGACATAGCCGGCCTGATCATCGAGCACATCGAGAAAAATGCCGCCGCTCCGCGCAAGGTGCCTCCTAAGCCCAAGGGGTAA
- the sufT gene encoding putative Fe-S cluster assembly protein SufT, with translation MSSIEQIASLERGQTLPLQRDVDAISIPFGKTVSLPEDSVVSVMQAKGSSVSVGYEGRLYLIEGSNLDALGLEPLPRPTLPEDAGDDEIEQFVWDQLRTCFDPEIPVNIVDLGLVYGCRIERLISGERLVTIRMTLTAPGCGMGDVIAADARNKILGAPQISRVHTEIVFDPPWSREMMSDEAKLELGMF, from the coding sequence ATGTCGAGTATCGAACAGATTGCCAGTCTCGAGAGGGGGCAGACCCTGCCCCTGCAGCGCGACGTGGACGCCATCTCGATCCCTTTCGGCAAGACCGTGAGCCTGCCCGAGGATAGCGTGGTCAGCGTGATGCAGGCCAAGGGCAGTTCGGTGAGTGTGGGCTACGAGGGGCGGCTCTACCTGATCGAAGGCAGCAACCTCGATGCCCTGGGACTGGAACCGTTGCCGCGGCCCACCTTGCCCGAGGATGCCGGCGACGATGAGATCGAGCAGTTCGTCTGGGACCAGTTGCGTACTTGCTTCGACCCCGAGATCCCGGTCAACATCGTCGACCTGGGCCTGGTCTACGGTTGCCGCATCGAGCGGCTGATCAGCGGTGAGCGCCTCGTCACCATCCGCATGACGCTCACTGCACCGGGCTGCGGCATGGGGGATGTGATCGCAGCCGATGCACGCAACAAGATCCTCGGTGCGCCCCAGATCAGCCGCGTGCATACGGAAATCGTCTTCGATCCGCCTTGGAGCCGTGAGATGATGAGCGATGAGGCGAAGCTGGAACTCGGCATGTTCTAG
- a CDS encoding vancomycin high temperature exclusion protein, which yields MQALLWKTFKLLLMSLGALLLLALLLFVGANLWVLGQTHSRIEHELPLCGPERVGIVFGTSHWTRSGVRNPHFDARINAASRLIRLGRVEHLLLSGDNRTRQYNEPITMWRDLRDQYVRDEDMTLDYAGFSTFDTLARARDVFGVDQVLLVTQAWHLPRALFIADALGLEAWGCSAPSRPVAGLWRLQAREWVARAATVGDLYLWGREPYFLGPLEPLQITPPSWRQLLDPEGEHL from the coding sequence ATGCAGGCCTTGCTGTGGAAAACCTTCAAGCTTCTCTTGATGTCGCTCGGCGCCCTGCTGCTGCTGGCGTTGCTGCTGTTCGTCGGCGCCAACCTGTGGGTGCTGGGCCAGACGCACTCGCGCATCGAACATGAGTTGCCGCTATGTGGCCCGGAGCGTGTCGGTATCGTCTTCGGCACCTCCCACTGGACCCGTAGCGGCGTGCGCAACCCGCACTTCGATGCCCGCATCAATGCCGCTTCCCGCCTGATTCGACTGGGTCGGGTCGAGCATCTGCTGCTGTCCGGCGACAACCGCACACGCCAGTACAACGAGCCCATCACCATGTGGCGCGACTTGCGTGACCAATACGTCCGCGATGAGGACATGACGCTCGACTACGCCGGTTTCAGTACCTTCGATACCTTGGCGCGAGCGCGGGATGTGTTCGGTGTCGATCAGGTGCTGTTGGTCACGCAGGCATGGCACTTGCCGCGCGCTCTGTTCATTGCCGATGCGCTGGGCCTGGAGGCGTGGGGCTGCAGTGCTCCGTCTCGTCCGGTGGCGGGGCTGTGGCGGCTGCAGGCCCGGGAGTGGGTGGCGCGAGCGGCGACCGTAGGGGACCTGTATCTCTGGGGGCGCGAGCCCTACTTCCTGGGGCCGCTGGAGCCTCTGCAGATTACACCGCCGAGTTGGCGTCAACTGCTCGACCCCGAGGGCGAGCACCTCTGA
- a CDS encoding ATP-dependent zinc protease, with product MKELPYIPKAVIGRLEMVTLPTIGMTVCAKIDTGARTSSLHAEDIEIFEEEGHLWVAFTTRSGGLESPPHVYRTHLHDRRRVTSSNGHKEWRYVIRTPMQLGELDVMVELTLADRSDMRYPMLLGRRALRRLLVAPGATFLHGEP from the coding sequence ATGAAGGAACTGCCTTATATTCCCAAGGCCGTGATCGGGCGCCTGGAGATGGTCACGCTGCCGACCATAGGCATGACCGTCTGCGCCAAGATCGACACCGGCGCCCGCACCTCGTCCCTGCACGCCGAGGACATCGAGATATTCGAGGAGGAGGGCCACCTTTGGGTCGCCTTTACCACCCGTAGCGGGGGGTTGGAGTCGCCGCCACACGTTTATCGCACCCACCTGCATGACCGCCGCAGGGTGACAAGTTCCAACGGTCACAAGGAGTGGCGCTACGTGATTCGTACGCCGATGCAACTGGGCGAACTGGACGTCATGGTCGAGCTGACCCTCGCCGACCGCAGCGACATGCGCTACCCCATGCTGCTCGGCCGACGCGCACTGCGTCGCTTACTTGTGGCGCCCGGCGCCACTTTCCTGCATGGCGAGCCCTGA
- a CDS encoding amino acid ABC transporter ATP-binding protein gives MIKIANLVKRFGSATVLDGIDLDIEKGEIIVVIGPSGTGKSTLLRCLNFLERPDAGRLVIGDLDIDATRASRAEILAARRRTAFVFQNYALFANKTALENIAEGLIVVNRWPKAKAHERAREILQRIGLADKADAYPASLSGGQQQRVGIGRAMAAQAEVILFDEPTSSLDPEWVEEVLGLMKQLARERQTMLVVTHEMGFARDVADRVVFMEGGRIVEQGPPSQLFNAPRDPRTRDFLRKILAGQPA, from the coding sequence ATGATCAAGATAGCCAACCTCGTCAAGCGTTTCGGTAGTGCGACCGTGCTCGATGGCATCGACCTCGACATCGAGAAAGGAGAAATCATCGTCGTGATCGGCCCCTCGGGGACCGGCAAGTCGACTTTGCTGCGGTGCCTGAATTTCCTCGAGCGCCCGGATGCCGGTCGTCTGGTCATTGGCGACCTGGATATCGACGCCACCCGGGCCAGCCGGGCCGAGATCCTCGCGGCCAGGCGACGCACGGCGTTCGTGTTCCAGAACTATGCGCTGTTCGCCAACAAGACCGCTCTCGAGAACATCGCCGAGGGGCTGATCGTGGTCAATCGCTGGCCCAAGGCCAAGGCGCATGAGCGAGCCCGGGAGATCCTCCAGCGCATCGGCCTGGCCGACAAGGCGGATGCCTACCCCGCATCACTCTCCGGCGGCCAGCAGCAGCGGGTGGGTATCGGTCGCGCCATGGCGGCCCAGGCCGAGGTGATACTGTTCGATGAACCGACTTCTTCGCTCGACCCGGAGTGGGTCGAGGAGGTGCTCGGGTTGATGAAGCAACTGGCGCGTGAACGGCAGACCATGCTGGTGGTGACCCACGAGATGGGTTTCGCCAGGGACGTCGCAGATCGTGTCGTGTTCATGGAGGGTGGTCGCATTGTCGAGCAAGGACCTCCCTCACAGCTTTTCAATGCGCCCCGGGATCCGCGCACGCGCGACTTCCTGCGCAAGATTCTGGCCGGACAGCCTGCATAA
- a CDS encoding YqcC family protein: MTVHEELDVALRRLEATMKATNMWRMSAPTPDAYESEQPFCIDTMNLPQWLRFVFIVRLDALVEAEAPMPAKCDVAPVVDTYLAQQGMRATDRLLMCKAIEEIDRLVTEN; this comes from the coding sequence ATGACCGTTCACGAGGAGCTCGACGTAGCGTTGCGCCGTCTCGAGGCCACCATGAAAGCCACCAATATGTGGCGCATGAGCGCACCGACACCCGACGCATACGAGAGCGAGCAGCCGTTCTGCATCGATACCATGAACCTGCCGCAATGGCTTCGCTTCGTGTTCATCGTCAGGCTCGATGCCCTGGTCGAGGCCGAAGCGCCGATGCCGGCGAAGTGCGATGTGGCGCCAGTGGTCGATACCTATCTGGCCCAACAGGGTATGCGTGCTACCGATCGTCTGCTGATGTGCAAGGCCATCGAGGAGATCGACCGCCTGGTGACCGAGAACTGA
- a CDS encoding amino acid ABC transporter substrate-binding protein: protein MLPRLLVAAILSGALSFVGNVQAQDGVLRVGMSGGYFPFTFVEQDTLKGFEVDLMRAVGEELGMEVQFETANFSGLFGMLESGRIDTIANQITITEEREAKYLFTEPYVYDGAQVVVRAGNEEIEGVEDLRGKRVAVNLGSNYEQLLRELPYADEIDIRTYDSNIEQDTALGRVDAFVMDRVSASQVIQEKPLPLQLAGEPFSSIRNALPFRDTEADRALRDRVDEALATLREDGTLAAIAERWFGTDITRP, encoded by the coding sequence ATGCTACCGCGCTTACTAGTCGCAGCAATACTCTCCGGTGCTCTCTCCTTCGTGGGCAACGTGCAGGCGCAGGACGGCGTGCTCAGGGTGGGCATGTCGGGTGGTTACTTTCCTTTCACTTTCGTCGAGCAGGACACGCTCAAGGGTTTCGAAGTCGACCTGATGCGGGCTGTGGGTGAAGAGCTGGGCATGGAGGTACAGTTCGAGACCGCCAACTTCTCGGGGTTGTTCGGCATGCTCGAGTCCGGCCGTATCGATACCATCGCCAACCAGATCACCATTACCGAGGAGCGTGAGGCGAAGTACCTCTTCACCGAACCGTACGTCTACGATGGTGCGCAAGTCGTCGTCAGGGCAGGCAACGAGGAGATCGAAGGCGTGGAAGATCTCAGGGGCAAGCGTGTCGCCGTCAACCTCGGCTCGAACTACGAGCAGCTGCTGCGCGAGCTGCCCTACGCCGACGAGATCGATATCCGCACCTACGACAGCAACATCGAGCAGGATACCGCGCTGGGTCGGGTCGATGCCTTCGTCATGGACCGCGTGAGTGCCAGCCAGGTAATCCAGGAGAAGCCGCTACCGCTGCAGCTCGCCGGCGAACCGTTTTCGAGCATTCGCAACGCTCTGCCGTTCCGCGATACCGAAGCCGATCGCGCGCTGCGGGATCGGGTCGACGAGGCACTTGCCACCTTGCGCGAGGACGGCACCCTGGCAGCCATCGCGGAGCGCTGGTTCGGCACCGACATCACACGCCCGTGA